A genomic window from Parvularcula sp. LCG005 includes:
- the nagA gene encoding N-acetylglucosamine-6-phosphate deacetylase — protein MTSLVLNNVALMPGRQGAPLCDVAISDGLIKSIGSDGISADGVIDFGGDYLCPGFFDVQVNGGGSVLFNDTPDVDTIRTIGAAHRSFGTTSFLPTLISDDLDVIDRAMRAVEDAITAGVPGVVGIHIEGPFLNVRRKGIHDASKFAQLTDEAIRLLSSLEVGRTLVTLAPECCRLEDIEALQQRGVVISAGHTDATYEQMTKALDAGVTGFTHLYNAMSPLHHREPGVVGAALDSQTAYCGLIADGHHVSAAALRIALRARPLDRFVLVTDAMPGVGTSLKRFALSGQTIMIKDGLCVDESGTLAGSNLDMASAVRQLVEMTDVEPAAAIAMATANPAQFMGLAQSGTIRKGSRADLVRLDRQLALKQVWQGGQPVLPEA, from the coding sequence ATGACCTCCCTTGTGCTCAACAATGTGGCCTTGATGCCAGGGCGGCAGGGTGCGCCTCTTTGCGACGTTGCGATCTCTGACGGCCTTATCAAATCCATCGGTTCTGATGGTATTTCTGCCGACGGCGTCATCGATTTCGGTGGTGATTATCTGTGTCCGGGCTTTTTTGATGTGCAGGTCAATGGTGGGGGCAGCGTCCTCTTCAACGATACGCCTGATGTCGACACGATCAGAACGATTGGAGCGGCTCACCGGTCGTTCGGCACCACGTCATTCCTGCCGACCCTGATCAGTGATGATCTCGATGTCATCGACCGGGCCATGCGCGCGGTGGAGGACGCGATCACCGCTGGTGTACCGGGCGTGGTAGGCATCCATATCGAAGGGCCGTTCCTGAACGTCCGCCGCAAGGGCATTCACGACGCCAGCAAGTTCGCCCAACTGACGGATGAAGCGATCCGCCTTCTGAGCAGTCTGGAAGTGGGGCGCACTCTCGTGACCCTCGCGCCCGAGTGCTGCCGACTTGAGGATATCGAGGCCCTGCAACAGCGCGGCGTGGTGATCTCGGCGGGGCACACGGATGCAACCTATGAGCAGATGACCAAAGCCCTGGATGCAGGCGTGACGGGCTTCACTCACCTCTACAATGCGATGTCACCGCTCCATCATCGTGAGCCTGGCGTGGTCGGCGCGGCACTCGACAGCCAGACAGCCTATTGCGGCCTGATCGCTGATGGGCATCACGTCAGTGCAGCTGCATTGCGCATTGCATTGCGTGCCCGTCCGCTGGATCGTTTCGTGCTGGTCACAGATGCTATGCCGGGCGTTGGCACCAGTCTGAAACGGTTTGCGTTGTCGGGTCAGACGATAATGATCAAGGATGGTCTGTGTGTTGACGAGAGCGGCACGCTCGCCGGGTCCAACCTTGATATGGCGAGCGCCGTGCGCCAGCTGGTTGAGATGACCGATGTTGAACCCGCGGCCGCGATCGCCATGGCGACAGCCAATCCGGCCCAATTCATGGGTCTGGCGCAGAGCGGTACAATAAGAAAAGGCAGCAGGGCCGACCTTGTCCGGCTCGACCGTCAGCTGGCGTTGAAACAGGTCTGGCAGGGCGGACAGCCCGTCCTGCCGGAAGCCTGA
- a CDS encoding glutaminyl-peptide cyclotransferase: MKRIAVLPLLLLVACGNADTNVEASTPPAAAAATAAVPEATDAPAAPKTYTYEVVETFPHGTEDFTQGLFIADGTLYESTGKVGKSTLIRHDIIGDGAEKRVALPATIFGEGATVVDDRIITLTWRAGTAYVFDLDTLEQVGTFQYAGEGWGLTYDGSRLIMSDGTDTLRFFDPATFEETGRVQVKANGRPITRLNELEFIKGEVWANIWQTDVIVRLDPSDGHVTGFINLAGLHPDRADVNDEVLNGIAYDAAADKIYVTGKWWPKVFEIAVVPTGK; this comes from the coding sequence ATGAAACGCATCGCTGTCCTGCCCCTTCTTTTGCTCGTTGCCTGCGGCAATGCCGATACAAACGTGGAGGCGAGCACGCCCCCCGCCGCCGCGGCAGCCACAGCCGCCGTCCCAGAAGCAACTGATGCACCTGCGGCGCCAAAGACGTATACCTATGAGGTCGTAGAAACGTTTCCGCACGGTACGGAAGATTTTACGCAGGGTCTCTTCATCGCGGATGGCACCCTTTACGAAAGCACGGGCAAGGTTGGTAAGTCGACCCTGATCCGTCACGACATCATTGGCGATGGCGCGGAGAAGCGAGTCGCCCTGCCTGCCACGATCTTCGGTGAGGGGGCGACCGTCGTCGATGACCGCATCATCACCCTGACCTGGCGCGCAGGCACGGCCTATGTTTTTGATCTGGACACCCTCGAACAGGTCGGCACTTTCCAATATGCCGGCGAAGGCTGGGGCCTGACCTATGATGGCAGCCGCCTGATCATGAGCGACGGCACGGACACGTTGCGCTTCTTTGACCCGGCAACCTTTGAAGAAACCGGCCGGGTGCAGGTCAAGGCCAATGGTCGGCCCATTACGCGGCTGAACGAGCTGGAGTTCATCAAGGGCGAGGTCTGGGCGAATATCTGGCAGACCGACGTGATCGTCCGGCTCGATCCGTCCGATGGACACGTGACCGGCTTCATCAACCTCGCCGGGCTGCATCCAGACAGAGCGGATGTAAATGACGAAGTGCTGAACGGCATCGCCTATGATGCGGCTGCGGACAAAATCTATGTCACGGGAAAATGGTGGCCGAAAGTGTTTGAAATTGCCGTGGTGCCGACAGGCAAATAA
- a CDS encoding aromatic ring-hydroxylating dioxygenase subunit alpha, translated as MSAPQPNPATLPLRNIWYFAAPSAEIKAGKMERRFYLGQPVVLGRTKSGRVFAMRDVCPHRAAPFSAGQQSDEQGRACVECPYHGWKFDVEDGTCRKIPALSEREVFAREKVRAPIYPTHEQKGLIWIYIPDDLRRFDGVPDLDPPHIPDDIPGPAPKMIIHAKAEGPYDEAVIGLVDPAHTPFVHQQWFWRRPGDASEKVKDYEPTAFGFRMKPHRPSSNGRAYKLIGGAATTEIEFRLPATRLETIRNEKYTILGLTCITPTEDNRALITQMFFWNMPLLSVLKPFTYPLAKTFLGQDGAILSAQNENIALAKPVMLYAGDPDRLAQWYLALKRAYLAGGADKFENPIEATQLYWRT; from the coding sequence ATGAGCGCGCCGCAGCCCAACCCTGCCACGCTGCCCTTGCGCAACATCTGGTATTTTGCCGCGCCCTCCGCCGAAATCAAAGCAGGAAAGATGGAGCGTCGCTTCTATCTTGGCCAGCCCGTCGTCCTTGGACGGACAAAATCCGGCAGGGTGTTTGCGATGCGCGATGTGTGCCCGCACAGGGCCGCGCCGTTCTCTGCCGGGCAACAGTCCGATGAACAGGGGCGGGCTTGCGTCGAATGCCCCTATCACGGCTGGAAGTTCGATGTGGAGGACGGCACCTGTCGCAAGATCCCCGCACTGAGTGAGCGGGAAGTTTTTGCTCGCGAAAAAGTCCGGGCCCCGATCTATCCGACCCATGAGCAGAAGGGCCTTATCTGGATCTACATCCCTGATGATCTGCGCCGCTTCGACGGCGTGCCCGACCTCGACCCGCCGCACATTCCGGATGATATTCCCGGCCCTGCGCCCAAGATGATTATCCACGCCAAGGCGGAAGGTCCCTATGACGAAGCGGTGATCGGGCTCGTCGACCCGGCCCACACGCCTTTCGTCCATCAGCAATGGTTCTGGCGCCGGCCCGGGGATGCGAGCGAGAAGGTCAAGGATTACGAGCCAACGGCCTTCGGCTTCCGGATGAAGCCGCACCGGCCATCGTCCAATGGACGCGCCTATAAGCTGATCGGCGGGGCCGCGACGACCGAGATCGAGTTTCGCCTGCCCGCCACGCGCCTCGAGACGATCCGCAACGAGAAATATACGATCCTCGGCTTGACCTGTATCACACCGACCGAGGACAACCGCGCCCTGATCACCCAGATGTTTTTCTGGAACATGCCGCTTCTGTCCGTTTTGAAGCCTTTTACCTATCCCCTGGCCAAGACCTTCCTCGGACAGGATGGTGCCATCCTCAGCGCCCAGAACGAAAATATCGCGCTGGCCAAGCCGGTCATGCTGTATGCCGGTGATCCCGACCGGCTGGCCCAGTGGTATTTGGCGCTGAAACGCGCCTATCTTGCAGGCGGTGCCGACAAGTTTGAAAACCCGATCGAGGCCACCCAACTTTACTGGCGCACTTGA
- a CDS encoding alpha/beta hydrolase, whose product MDHKSTPPVTMVDGPKTDRLAVRQHKGAGPGLIWLGGYASDMLGTKATALYDHAAGRGFACTLFDYSGHGESDGAFEDGTIGIWARDALHILDHHTEGPQVLVGSSMGGWIAGLLARWRPERIAGLVLVAPAPDFTDALMPLRMSAEDLSRIKQDGKLVVPSEYDDSEMVYTAALFSDGDHHLIFDQPLDVDVPVRILSGMADDVVPWRHVMRYADHLSSTDVVVSLVKAGDHRMSGPEELKRLFAFVDELTA is encoded by the coding sequence ATGGATCACAAGAGCACACCGCCCGTCACCATGGTCGACGGTCCGAAGACCGACCGCCTTGCCGTTCGCCAGCACAAAGGGGCGGGCCCGGGCCTGATATGGCTTGGCGGCTATGCGTCTGACATGTTGGGCACGAAAGCGACGGCCCTCTACGATCACGCGGCCGGTCGCGGCTTTGCCTGTACGCTGTTTGACTATTCCGGGCACGGTGAAAGCGATGGGGCCTTCGAAGACGGGACCATCGGCATCTGGGCCCGCGACGCGCTGCACATTCTGGATCATCACACGGAAGGGCCGCAGGTGCTGGTCGGTTCCTCCATGGGGGGATGGATCGCCGGACTTCTTGCCCGCTGGCGGCCAGAACGGATAGCCGGACTGGTGCTCGTCGCGCCTGCCCCCGATTTCACAGATGCCCTCATGCCGCTGCGCATGTCCGCCGAGGATCTATCGCGCATCAAACAGGACGGAAAGCTGGTTGTGCCGTCGGAATATGATGACAGCGAGATGGTCTATACAGCCGCCCTGTTCAGCGATGGTGATCACCATCTGATCTTTGATCAGCCGCTGGACGTCGATGTGCCTGTGCGGATCCTCTCCGGCATGGCGGACGACGTCGTGCCCTGGCGTCACGTCATGCGGTATGCGGATCATCTGTCGAGCACTGATGTGGTGGTGAGCCTTGTCAAGGCGGGCGACCACCGGATGTCTGGGCCCGAAGAGCTGAAGCGTCTGTTTGCCTTTGTTGACGAGCTGACAGCATGA
- a CDS encoding glycosyltransferase family 4 protein, protein MSAKMDLSGITILQVIPALETGGAERTTLEVGRAVVAAGGRSLVVSEGGPMVAQLEDEGSRHITMPAASKNPLTMWGNRGRLIDLVKREKVSVIHARSRAPAWSALGAARATGTPFVTTYHGIYRAKTALKRLYNSAMARGEVVIANSEYTAEAVRQSFADAPFFDPGRMVVIPRGADLSRFDPEQLDDARQQAALTAFGGEGAIRILLPGRLTEWKGQREMIAAARLLQEEGTIGPVRVVLVGSAQGRDDYEASLRREIEEAGLRDSVHIHGHWEDMPAAYDWAHIVVSASTRPEAFGRVSVEAQAMGRPVIATAHGGSLETIDPEKTGCLVPPGDAKAIATSVSRWATLTPTGRRKVAAAARARAVERFSIEAMTDATLSVYNSLTSQEGRPTAQSG, encoded by the coding sequence GTGAGTGCAAAGATGGATCTTTCGGGCATTACCATATTGCAGGTCATTCCGGCGCTGGAGACCGGAGGAGCAGAGCGCACAACGCTCGAAGTGGGTAGGGCGGTGGTGGCTGCGGGCGGGCGATCTCTTGTCGTGTCCGAAGGTGGGCCGATGGTGGCGCAGCTGGAAGACGAAGGCAGCCGACACATCACAATGCCTGCCGCATCAAAGAACCCGCTGACCATGTGGGGCAATCGCGGCCGCCTGATCGATCTGGTGAAACGGGAGAAGGTGTCCGTCATCCACGCCCGGTCACGCGCGCCGGCCTGGAGTGCGCTGGGCGCAGCCCGCGCCACGGGAACGCCGTTCGTCACGACCTATCATGGTATTTATCGCGCCAAGACCGCCCTGAAGCGCCTCTACAATTCCGCGATGGCCCGGGGCGAGGTGGTGATCGCCAACTCTGAATATACTGCTGAGGCTGTTCGGCAGAGCTTTGCCGATGCGCCGTTTTTCGACCCCGGCCGCATGGTGGTGATTCCCCGGGGGGCCGATCTGTCACGGTTTGATCCTGAGCAACTGGATGATGCCCGTCAGCAGGCGGCGCTCACGGCGTTTGGCGGTGAAGGTGCCATCCGCATCCTTCTGCCGGGTCGTCTGACCGAATGGAAAGGCCAGCGCGAAATGATCGCAGCGGCAAGGCTTTTGCAGGAAGAAGGAACCATCGGCCCGGTTCGGGTCGTTCTGGTTGGCAGCGCCCAGGGGCGGGACGACTATGAAGCGTCTCTGCGGCGAGAGATCGAGGAGGCAGGCTTGCGCGACAGCGTCCATATTCATGGCCATTGGGAAGACATGCCAGCTGCCTATGACTGGGCTCACATCGTCGTATCCGCCTCAACCCGGCCTGAAGCCTTCGGCCGTGTTTCTGTAGAGGCGCAGGCCATGGGGCGGCCCGTCATCGCCACGGCCCATGGGGGATCGTTGGAAACCATCGATCCTGAAAAGACCGGATGCCTTGTCCCGCCGGGAGATGCCAAGGCGATTGCGACCTCGGTGTCCCGCTGGGCGACGCTGACCCCGACGGGGCGTCGCAAGGTTGCTGCTGCGGCGCGGGCGCGCGCTGTTGAACGATTCTCGATTGAGGCCATGACGGACGCTACTCTTTCTGTTTATAACTCCTTAACATCGCAAGAAGGGCGGCCCACCGCCCAGTCAGGATAG
- a CDS encoding glycosyltransferase family 9 protein → MPGARILVLKQEGLRQFVEAEPAFAAIRAANPGVPIDLLTTAAFGRLAKGSPHFDRVLAAGSFNDKAAQKEFVSQLKRIGYEQVYDLDGTKATLELRSAMTGFRGPRWIGPKRVMTKEGRQTASFSGPAMRKLLSDARLPVEHRLPDLRWAFTARKDAANMQPSWFGITGQFALLLPATDPSRRWPAKAYAVLAQALAAEGIKSVVIGPDEISAFAHDIAKQDLGDGRSLGAGQVIDLAGKADLSQLAMLARHAQFFVAGATDELHLCASVGCPGLLLLHPADVSEAESLFGREVIKLTAQDVSRIDAEMAISMLRNMGLLKGAPKKGLRAFA, encoded by the coding sequence ATGCCCGGCGCGCGTATTTTGGTGCTGAAGCAAGAGGGTTTGCGGCAGTTTGTCGAAGCTGAACCGGCCTTTGCCGCGATCCGCGCGGCCAACCCGGGTGTGCCGATCGATCTGCTGACCACTGCCGCGTTTGGGCGGCTGGCCAAGGGTTCACCGCATTTTGACCGTGTGCTTGCGGCCGGTTCTTTCAATGACAAAGCGGCCCAGAAGGAATTTGTCAGCCAGCTGAAACGTATTGGTTACGAGCAGGTCTATGACCTCGACGGCACCAAGGCGACGTTGGAACTGCGCTCGGCCATGACCGGTTTCCGTGGCCCCCGCTGGATCGGGCCAAAACGCGTGATGACGAAGGAAGGTCGCCAGACGGCGTCGTTCTCTGGTCCTGCCATGCGCAAATTGCTGTCCGATGCGCGCCTGCCGGTGGAGCATCGCCTGCCGGATCTCCGCTGGGCTTTCACCGCCCGCAAGGACGCCGCCAACATGCAGCCCTCCTGGTTCGGGATCACCGGGCAGTTCGCCCTTCTGTTGCCGGCAACCGACCCGTCCCGCCGCTGGCCAGCCAAGGCCTATGCCGTGCTGGCCCAGGCCCTTGCTGCGGAAGGCATCAAGTCCGTAGTCATCGGACCTGATGAGATCAGCGCGTTCGCGCACGACATCGCGAAGCAGGATCTGGGTGACGGGCGTTCGCTGGGGGCGGGACAGGTCATTGACCTGGCCGGGAAAGCGGACCTGTCGCAGCTTGCCATGCTGGCGCGTCATGCGCAGTTCTTCGTGGCCGGTGCCACTGACGAGCTGCATCTGTGCGCATCGGTCGGATGTCCCGGTCTTCTCCTGCTGCACCCTGCGGATGTGTCTGAGGCTGAAAGCCTTTTTGGCCGCGAGGTCATCAAGCTGACAGCACAGGATGTCAGCCGGATCGATGCTGAAATGGCCATTTCCATGTTGCGGAATATGGGGCTGTTGAAGGGCGCACCGAAGAAAGGTCTGCGAGCATTTGCATGA
- the infC gene encoding translation initiation factor IF-3, with translation MTPPKQTGPRMNDQIRASKVLLIDEQGEKKGPIAIDEAIGIAAGASLDLVEVAGGDIPVCKVMDYGKFKYQQQKKKAEAKKKQKVVEVKEIKMRPNIDIHDYEVKTRAMRRFFEEGDKVKVTLRFRGREMAHQERGMELLNKVREEFEGTTKVEALPKLEGRQMMMVLAPR, from the coding sequence ATGACCCCGCCGAAACAGACGGGTCCTCGGATGAACGATCAGATCAGGGCATCGAAGGTCCTGCTGATTGACGAACAGGGCGAGAAAAAAGGCCCTATCGCCATTGATGAAGCGATCGGCATCGCGGCCGGTGCCAGCCTTGACCTTGTCGAGGTCGCGGGCGGCGACATCCCTGTCTGCAAGGTGATGGACTACGGCAAGTTCAAATATCAGCAGCAGAAGAAAAAGGCTGAAGCCAAGAAGAAGCAGAAAGTCGTCGAGGTCAAAGAGATCAAGATGCGCCCGAACATCGACATCCATGATTATGAGGTGAAGACCAGGGCGATGCGTCGGTTCTTTGAAGAAGGCGACAAGGTCAAGGTGACCCTGCGGTTCAGGGGGCGTGAAATGGCCCACCAAGAGCGCGGTATGGAGCTTCTCAACAAGGTGCGCGAAGAGTTTGAAGGCACGACCAAGGTCGAGGCCCTTCCCAAACTCGAGGGTCGCCAGATGATGATGGTTCTCGCACCCCGCTGA
- a CDS encoding 2OG-Fe(II) oxygenase produces MNVVNGAGPDQPFFDGETGLSANLAASLTASLASDGWARATGALSPALVTALRDEAIRLDAASVTKDAGVGRGADYQQDRNIRRTRITWLDGSSPVQIAFLRYCETLRQAMNRELFAGLQSFEAHYAIYPPGGHYTRHLDAFAHPSRPAGERPIRGHTPKNRVMSLVCYLNEAWDEADGGTLALWDHVPVDPTSGQTMLAALDRIPPTAVIQPRGGDILLMRSEAIPHEVRETIRTRYGIAGWWRIAPSAADLVF; encoded by the coding sequence ATGAACGTCGTGAATGGGGCTGGTCCAGACCAGCCCTTTTTTGATGGAGAAACGGGCCTCAGCGCCAATCTGGCGGCCAGCCTGACAGCGAGCCTGGCGTCGGACGGCTGGGCCCGCGCGACGGGCGCTCTTTCTCCCGCGCTGGTCACCGCCCTGCGTGATGAAGCGATCCGCCTCGATGCTGCATCGGTGACCAAGGATGCGGGTGTAGGGCGAGGGGCCGATTATCAGCAGGACCGCAACATCCGGCGGACGCGCATCACCTGGCTTGATGGATCATCACCGGTTCAGATCGCTTTTCTGCGCTATTGCGAGACGCTGCGGCAGGCCATGAATCGCGAGCTGTTTGCGGGCTTGCAAAGCTTTGAGGCGCATTATGCGATTTATCCGCCCGGTGGCCACTATACGCGGCATCTGGATGCGTTCGCCCATCCTTCGCGCCCCGCTGGTGAGAGACCTATTCGCGGCCATACGCCCAAAAACCGGGTCATGTCCCTCGTGTGCTATCTCAACGAGGCATGGGACGAGGCAGATGGCGGCACGTTGGCCCTGTGGGACCATGTGCCAGTCGACCCGACAAGCGGCCAGACCATGCTGGCCGCTCTCGACAGGATTCCTCCGACGGCGGTCATCCAGCCGCGCGGCGGCGATATCCTGCTGATGCGGTCTGAGGCGATCCCCCATGAGGTCCGCGAAACCATTCGCACACGCTATGGTATAGCGGGATGGTGGCGAATCGCTCCGTCTGCGGCAGACCTCGTTTTTTAA
- a CDS encoding VPLPA-CTERM sorting domain-containing protein, protein MKKSLITAASLFGFASFSAAHAAPVYLNIDNISVEVSDGTSPGTFNNTFNGGQTIDKVIDAPSADAEEFHNQTTHIWYTADEAGGALELIFDFGQEYDISTLHFWNYNGESYDVDNIDFTFFNKDNVEVGSLSIEPDLGSPGGITAQDIVLAAPLNVQFVVALLSGTNRQVDFQNIGFTADVSIPVDPVPVPAAALLMASGLAGIGAVRRRRRADR, encoded by the coding sequence ATGAAAAAGTCACTCATTACTGCTGCAAGCCTGTTCGGTTTTGCTTCGTTTTCTGCCGCACATGCTGCGCCCGTCTATCTGAATATTGACAATATCAGTGTTGAGGTGAGCGATGGCACGTCGCCGGGGACGTTCAACAATACGTTCAACGGCGGGCAGACCATCGACAAGGTCATTGATGCGCCCTCGGCCGATGCTGAGGAGTTTCACAATCAGACCACCCACATCTGGTACACGGCAGATGAAGCCGGTGGCGCGCTGGAACTGATTTTCGATTTCGGTCAGGAATACGATATCAGTACACTGCATTTCTGGAATTATAACGGCGAGAGCTATGACGTCGACAATATCGACTTCACTTTCTTCAACAAGGACAATGTTGAAGTCGGCAGCCTTTCGATCGAGCCCGATCTCGGCTCTCCTGGTGGTATCACAGCGCAGGATATCGTTCTTGCGGCACCGCTGAACGTCCAGTTTGTCGTGGCGCTGTTGTCCGGCACCAACCGCCAGGTGGATTTCCAGAACATTGGCTTCACGGCGGACGTTTCCATCCCGGTCGATCCGGTGCCGGTGCCTGCCGCAGCTCTTCTGATGGCCAGTGGTCTGGCGGGGATCGGCGCTGTCCGTCGTCGGCGCAGAGCGGATCGCTAA
- a CDS encoding type 1 glutamine amidotransferase domain-containing protein has protein sequence MTKIQNSKIAILATNGFEQSELMEPLRQLRDAGSEVHVVSLEPGEIKGWDKDNWGESVKVDKTIDQVTVDDYHALVLPGGQINPDLLRANEQAVKFVYDFFNTKKPLAAICHAPWLLIEAGVVKGRDVTSYKSIKTDLVNAGANWKDEAVVVHEALITSRNPGDLDAFCAKIIEEVREGRHEDRVAA, from the coding sequence ATGACGAAGATTCAGAATTCAAAAATTGCTATTCTTGCTACGAATGGTTTCGAACAATCAGAGTTGATGGAGCCCCTGCGCCAGCTTCGCGACGCCGGATCAGAAGTCCACGTCGTCTCGCTGGAACCCGGCGAAATCAAAGGCTGGGACAAGGATAATTGGGGCGAGAGCGTTAAGGTCGACAAGACGATCGATCAGGTGACAGTCGATGACTATCACGCGCTGGTCCTGCCCGGTGGTCAGATCAACCCAGACCTGCTCCGCGCTAATGAGCAGGCGGTAAAATTCGTGTACGACTTCTTCAACACGAAAAAGCCACTTGCCGCGATTTGCCACGCGCCATGGCTGCTCATCGAAGCGGGTGTTGTAAAAGGTCGTGACGTCACGTCGTACAAATCGATCAAGACGGACTTGGTCAATGCCGGTGCGAACTGGAAGGACGAGGCCGTCGTCGTTCATGAAGCGCTGATTACCAGCCGGAACCCCGGTGACCTTGATGCCTTCTGTGCCAAGATCATTGAAGAGGTTCGGGAAGGCCGTCACGAAGATCGCGTCGCCGCCTAA
- a CDS encoding mechanosensitive ion channel family protein: MTFIAPCLRHVVTAFLVMALTVVSADAQLLGGQKNNDEAQRPSGFSDLMEAVGSGSRLLIRQIQPGEERDRVENPRYNSQESPRDSLKTFTEAMLLVSRGYDEIGYERALASLPAYATRAQADDLYAVLTRIGPISAAELPGAKRVEQSGDTRFEVFPLAVDHDWIWSAASSPPEGEIALRQVAPKKWLFTQTTLDSLPGLKKSLAAIPPHYDQAQDGQYFMTVFSPLYEQTSLLDWGFFALALVGGLVAGRLFHAGMKYLAGRANEDLTPLLGSTLKGVGRAGGLLIFIFAFTIALGFLTLGPVLKSLSYQIPRFLLVIAVALFILSLIDAASALFRSRIGTGKDTHYDRMVVTIIQRIIRVVILTIILLFVLQNVLGMDVGALLVGLGVFGLALSLAAQDSVKNLFGAITIFANRPFVVGDWIVFKGELGSHIAVVEDIQLQSVKVKDLSGDLITIPNMQFIDKEVQNLSARDYIRTELNIALPYRNAPDEVDRAIQALHDVFEDEEVLDSAKGHDRDGAHISFPKFEDSVLIIRAYYYYFMGEGEDVQRDTDRGWFTYLDHCTLVNRKIMQVFGERDIEFAFPTQTINVVPQAGEPVEVSQVKGRRQSAPA; encoded by the coding sequence ATGACCTTCATTGCCCCATGTCTTCGCCATGTCGTCACCGCTTTCCTGGTCATGGCGTTGACCGTCGTATCTGCGGACGCCCAACTGCTTGGTGGGCAGAAGAATAATGACGAGGCGCAGCGCCCCAGCGGCTTCTCCGATCTGATGGAAGCGGTGGGTTCCGGCAGCCGTCTTCTGATCCGCCAGATCCAGCCCGGTGAAGAGCGGGATCGCGTAGAGAACCCACGCTACAATAGTCAGGAAAGTCCACGCGACAGTTTGAAGACGTTTACCGAAGCCATGCTGCTGGTCAGCCGCGGTTACGACGAAATCGGGTACGAACGCGCGCTGGCGAGCCTCCCGGCCTATGCCACTCGAGCGCAGGCAGACGATCTTTACGCCGTTCTCACGCGGATCGGGCCGATCTCCGCAGCTGAGCTGCCTGGCGCGAAGCGCGTCGAACAGTCCGGTGATACACGATTTGAAGTGTTTCCCCTGGCGGTTGATCACGACTGGATCTGGTCCGCCGCCAGCTCGCCGCCAGAAGGTGAGATTGCCCTGAGGCAGGTTGCGCCGAAGAAATGGCTCTTCACACAAACAACACTGGACAGTCTGCCGGGCCTGAAAAAGTCCTTGGCGGCCATCCCACCGCATTATGATCAGGCTCAGGATGGTCAGTATTTCATGACGGTGTTCTCGCCCCTGTACGAGCAGACCAGCCTGCTCGATTGGGGATTCTTCGCGCTCGCTCTTGTGGGCGGCCTTGTCGCGGGCCGGCTATTTCATGCCGGTATGAAATATCTTGCTGGCAGAGCAAATGAAGATTTGACGCCACTGCTCGGCTCGACCCTGAAAGGCGTTGGTCGGGCTGGTGGCCTTCTCATCTTTATCTTCGCCTTCACGATCGCGCTCGGCTTTCTGACCCTTGGTCCCGTTCTCAAATCACTATCCTATCAAATACCCCGCTTCCTTCTGGTCATCGCCGTTGCGCTTTTCATTCTATCCCTGATCGATGCCGCTTCCGCCTTGTTCCGTAGTCGGATCGGTACCGGTAAAGACACTCATTATGACCGCATGGTGGTGACCATCATTCAGCGGATTATTCGTGTAGTCATTTTGACCATCATCCTTCTCTTCGTGCTGCAGAATGTGCTGGGCATGGATGTAGGGGCGCTGCTGGTCGGTCTCGGCGTCTTCGGTCTGGCCCTGTCGCTTGCTGCACAGGACTCAGTGAAGAACCTGTTTGGCGCCATCACCATTTTCGCCAACAGGCCATTCGTTGTCGGCGACTGGATCGTCTTCAAGGGCGAATTGGGCAGTCATATCGCGGTGGTCGAGGACATTCAGCTTCAGTCCGTGAAGGTCAAGGATCTGTCCGGCGACCTTATCACCATTCCAAATATGCAGTTCATCGACAAAGAAGTGCAGAACCTGTCCGCCCGCGATTATATCCGTACAGAACTCAACATCGCGCTTCCCTATCGGAATGCACCCGACGAGGTCGACCGGGCGATCCAGGCGCTGCATGATGTCTTCGAAGACGAAGAGGTGCTCGATAGCGCCAAGGGCCATGACCGAGACGGCGCCCATATCAGCTTCCCCAAATTTGAGGACAGCGTACTGATCATTCGGGCCTATTATTACTATTTCATGGGCGAGGGAGAGGACGTCCAGCGCGATACGGATCGTGGCTGGTTTACCTATCTGGACCACTGCACGCTGGTGAACCGCAAGATCATGCAGGTCTTCGGCGAGCGTGATATCGAATTTGCGTTCCCCACCCAGACGATCAACGTCGTGCCGCAGGCGGGAGAGCCAGTGGAAGTGTCGCAGGTCAAGGGGCGGCGGCAGTCAGCTCCTGCCTGA